From a region of the Tiliqua scincoides isolate rTilSci1 chromosome 4, rTilSci1.hap2, whole genome shotgun sequence genome:
- the UQCC2 gene encoding ubiquinol-cytochrome c reductase complex assembly factor 2, which translates to MALTRYRRFLKLCEEWPVEETKSGRDLGTFLRQRVAQAFREGENTQISDPVTCDEMFESLARIHTNYYKNKYPRLKDTSFTGVTVEECKMVLATDSLKQMEEAKKGKWTRLREKFSAKNPEEDSK; encoded by the exons ATGGCGCTGACGCGATACCGGCGCTTCCTGAAGCTCTGCGAGGAGTGGCCGGTGGAGGAGACCAAGAGCGGGCGGGACTTGGGCACCTTCCTCAGGCAGCGGGTGGCGCAGGCCTTCCGAGAGGGCGAGAACACGCAG ATTTCTGATCCTGTGACTTGTGATGAAATGTTTGAAAGTTTAGCCAGAATCCATACTAACTATTATAAAAACAAG TATCCACGTTTGAAAGATACAAGTTTCACTGGAGTGACTGTAGAAGAATGCAAAATGGTCCTTGCCACAG ATAGCTTGAAGCAGATGGAAGAGGCAAAGAAAGGAAAATGGACAAGGCTACGTGAAAAGTTCTCTGCCAAGAATCCGGAAGAAGATTCCAAGTGA
- the IP6K3 gene encoding inositol hexakisphosphate kinase 3 isoform X2 — protein MGHMLHPAVGRQSQRPPQGIISVHLKKDSVGNLSLVACPQTDNRSSLDNASKESSMTIWQKLNQANANNGDHMFVQWNHGPLTNTIKDSCHGKALLPTDLQYHRDMSSLMEDANGNQAEKNSYNPWGLHCHKQHLNRMSSKYNENKLHQFLLLENVVSKYKYPCILDLKMGTRQHGDDATEEKKARQIKKCEQSTSASLGVRLCGMQVYQADTVQYLCKDKYYGRKLSPDGFRQAIYHFFHNGKHLRTDLVEPIVSQLKALLSVIKKQNSYRFYSSSLLINYEGLEKTMPFDSHPQVDVHMIDFAHTTYKGSRYTQTVYDGPDHGYIFGLENLIKIIQSIPVGE, from the exons gtaTCATTTCTGTACACCTCAAGAAGGACAGCGTGGGCAATTTGAGCCTCGTAGCCTGCCCGCAAACAGATAACCGCAGTTCCTTGGATAACGCCTCTAAGGAGTCTTCAATGACAATATGGCAGAAGCTCAATCAGGCCAATGCGAACAATGGTGACCACATGTTTGTCCAATGGAATCATGGCCCACTCACAAACACCATCAAAGACAG CTGCCACGGGAAAGCACTCCTGCCGACCGACCTTCAGTACCACCGAGATATGTCTTCACTTATGGAGGATGCCAATGGGAACCAGGCAGAAAAGAACAGCTATAACCCCTGGGGACTGCACTGCCACAAACAGCATCTAAACCGCATGTCTTCCAAGTATAATGAGAACAAACTTCATC AATTTCTGTTGCTTGAAAATGTGGTATCCAAGTATAAATATCCATGCATTCTGGATTTAAAGATGGGAACCAGGCAGCATGGTGACGATGCAACGGAAGAGAAGAAAGCACGCCAAATCAAGAAGTGTGAACAAAGCACATCGGCATCCCTTGGAGTCCGTCTTTGTGGCATGCAG GTTTACCAGGCAGACACTGTCCAATATCTCTGCAAAGATAAGTATTATGGACGGAAACTGTCACCTGATGGCTTCAGGCAGGCCATCTACCACTTCTTTCACAATGGGAAACATCTAAGAACAGACCTTGTGGAACCTATTGTGTCTCAGCTGAAGGCTCTGCTATCTGTCATCAAAAAACAGAACTCTTACCGGTTCTACTCCAGCTCACTTCTCATAAACTATGAGGGACTAGAGAAAACAATGCCTTTCGACAGCCACCCTCAAGTGGATGTCCACATGATAGACTTCGCTCACACAACCTACAAAGGCTCCAGGTATACTCAGACTGTCTATGACGGACCAGATCATGGCTATATTTTTGGTCTAGAAAACCTAATAAAAATTATTCAAAGTATCCCAGTGGGAGAATGA